The Natronosalvus halobius genomic interval GTCTAGAAGAAGCACAGATCACGCTTCAGTTGATGAGACGTCGATACGATTCAACGATGGACAATGGTGGCTGTACGTCTCTGTGATTCAGCCCCAAACGATTTCCTGCATACGAAGCTCGATCCGACCAGAAACAAGGCTCTTGCGAGTACCTTCCAGTAGGAACTATCCAAGAAACACGGCGCAGACGACGCTGTGGCTATCGTTCGTAGCGACCGATCGTTGAACTACGCCTGTCAACGATATGGTCTCGATTTCAGAAACGAACGGCACGTAAATCGAGACAGTAGCGATCGTATCAACCACCAGGTAAAACGACGTACCTCTTTGTGTTCAAACTGTTTTAATCATGCTCTCACGATTGAGTGGTTGGTTCGACTGAAATTTTCGATGGCGTAGGACCAGAACGCACGACATGAAATTACATCAATTCGACTTCAAAATGACCTGTGAAAGATATTGGAATGCGTCTCACTTCAGATATACCCAGCAGACCGCGTTTCAATGTCTCGAACAGGGGCGTGTACGTTCAGTCTCCGTATACAGGCCAACGTAATTCTCGAATTCAATCGATGTCCTATATGGGTTACAAACATAACGTTGTAATAGTTGGTTAGGGAGGAGATGAGAACAAATCCGACGTGATCGCAGCAATGATGGTACTGTTCAACGACCGAATCTACTGATCGATAGCGATTGTATCGAGCGTGATGCAGACAAGATCCAACGAATACCTATGTCCTTCTCGCAAGACCCGAGGATGGCACTCACAACGATTTCGAACCACGATTGACCGCTCAGAATAGACCGACGTTGCGTCGGTTACGGACGGTAGAATCGAATTGATTCTACGATCCATCGAACCAGGGCACACCTGACGATAACACCAGTACGATTGTTATGCTGTATTACCAGCGATCAGTAGAAATGTTAGTACTCCCACTACCTTCCCTGCTCAAATGCCCTATCCTATCGGAGCGTCAGTTGCGGCATATGTGGGATGTTGGCGAATACCGTTCCACATCGTCGCATATGGGTACTAGTCCTATTGATGCCGCGATAGTGTTCTTCATATTCACGGTTTTTAGATTTGAATCGGACGTTCGTGGTGAATTTTGGCTAATACAGCTAAGCACAGAAATCAACAGTGGTAACTACCTATACAGGTGTTCCGAATTACGGAACGACTTTCGAACGTGCTTCTACGTTCCGTTCGAGGCCGCGTTACCATGTGGTTCGGTACGAGTTACCGACTCCCCGATTGGCCGAGAACGACCTGAAACAAGCCACGAAGTGGCAAACTTGCTCGTCTCGATACGTTGTGACAATACGAACCCGCTTGTCGATCCGAACCGGTGTCCTCTAGGCTGGGACAGGAAATTCATCCTCTCAGGAGGACGCTAGCAGCGCAGGACGTTATCGCTCCGAAACCGTTGCGTGTGCTCGGTGGGCACAGGTCGCTTTGCGAGGTCTCTAGAATTCGCCCGGTGGTCGCCCGTATTCGACAATAGCGAACTGACGCGTCATCTCAGAACGCATCCAGCGGAAATCCACGCGAGACGTGGTTCCTCACGTGTTGGTCGTCCAGGTGAAGACGGATTCGAGATCATGCGGGATGTGTCCGCGTCCGCAGTCGGCTCGCTTCAGATAGGCCGATAAATCGTCACGGAATGTCGGGTCTGCACACTCATCAACGAGAACCTCCGCACACTCGCGGGGCGATAGCGCGCGCAGGTCCGCGACGCCATGTTCAGTCACAACGATTCCGAAGTCGTGCTCTGTATGATCGACGTGCGGAACCATCGGCACGATTCGGGAGATGCTTCCGTCGGCGGCGGTCGAGGACAGCGCAATCACCGAAACTTGACCGTTCCGGGTGAAGTCGCCGCTGCCGCCAATCCCGTTGACGATCTGCGATCCATTGATGTGCGTCGAGTTCGCGTGTCCGTATAGGTCCACTTCGAGCGCGCTGTTGACCGAGACGACGCCGAACTTGTCTACGAGTTCCGGTCTGTTCGAGAGCGAAGCCGGTCGGAGAATCACGTTTTTGGCGTACCGTTCCGCGTTGTCGAACAATCTATCCTGGCCCTCCTCGGAGAGCGCGAACGAAGTCGCACTCGCGACTTCGAGTTTCCCGGCGTCGAGCATGTCGAGCAGTCCGTCCTGGATGACTTCCCCGTAATACACGATGTCGCGGCCACCGAAGTCGACGGAACGAAATGCGCCCATGAGCGCATTTCCGAGACCGCCGACACCGAACTGTAAGTGAATGCGTTCGGCCATGGCGGGGTTTTGGGTACACTCGGTTTTGAGGAAGTCCGTGAGGTTCTCGGCGATCGCTTCATCGACTGGCGTCGGGTCGCGGAACTCGTACGGTTGATCGCGGACGTTCGTTTCGACGACAGCTTCCAGTTTCTCCTGTTCGAACGATATCATCGGATTGCCAATCCGTTCGCCGGGTGACGAGAGCGGGATAGATTCGCTCCGCGGCGGGAGGCCTACCCGATACACGTCATGAAACGCCTGTAGGGAAAGCGGCTGCTCGTAATTAATCTCGACAATGAGCCGGTCGGCCGCCTCGACGAACGCACGCGTCTGGCCGATCGACGTCGACGGGACGAACCATCCGTCTCCGACCGCGATTGCTTCGACGATAGCCACGTTCGGTTTCGGGAGATGTCCAAGCAACACGTCTTCGCCTAACCGGGCGATGTGCCTATCCTGAAAGGCGATCTGCCGGTCGTTAACTGCCTCACGTGAGGCCGTTCGCGCCTGGTAGGTGTACCGTCGAGAGATGGCGTCGGCTTCAACGAGCGCTGTGTCAATCTCGTTTCCGACGCTGCCGCCGCTGATGATGGATAGCGACAGGTCGCGGTCGTCATTGGCCAGCGCCAGAGGGATTTCTTTTGGGTAACCGACACTCCCGAAACCGCTCACAGCGAGCGTTGCGTCCGCCGGAATCGTCGCGGCCGCCCTCGCTGCATCTGTAACTTCGTGGTCGTCACTGAGGCGTTCTGTGATCTCCATGCTGCTGTTACTCCTCTGTGGTGAGGTCCGACGGTTGAACGCCGATACCTTCCGGCCAGCCTGGCGGCTGGGCGGCCGAGGGGCGGGCGTACTCGCGCGTCAGGAGCATTCCGCTCCGTTCGAGCGAAAGCACCAGTTCGTCGTCCTGGTTATACGCGCGCAGTTCGGTCGTGACGATTCCCACATGGTCGCGCGATTCGCTGTCGCGTTTCTCGACGACCTCACTCTCGGCGAACAGCGTGTCGCCGTGGAAGACCGGGGCATGGTGTCGAACATCGTCGTATCCGAGGTTCGCCGTAGCGTTCATCGACACGTCGATGACGCTCATGCCGACCGCCATAGCGATAACGACCAACCCGTTGACGAGGCGCTCTCCGAACTCCGTCCGGGAAGCGTAGGCCTCGTTGAAATGCATCGGATTGAGATTCATCGTGACATTGGTTATCCACACGTCGTCGGTCTCGGTCACCGTTCGACCGTAAGGATGCTTGTAGACATCGCCTACTTCGAAATCCTCGTAGTAGCGTCCGTGCCATCCGTTAACGAGACGGCGATCACTCTTTTCGGACATATAGCCCTCTTTGGCGGACACTGGTATAAAACTGCCCACCAATGAGGTCAACCCGCTCGACGGTACGATTGGGCGACTTCGATCCCGGTTCAGTACGACCGTGGGAGTCCCAGAACCTTTTCGCCGATGTAGTTCAGGACGAGCTGCTGTGCGATGGGAACCAGTCGGGTCAACCGCGCTTCCCTGAAGTAGCGCTCGACGTCATACTCGCGGGCCACGCCGAACCCGCCGTGGGCCTGAACGGCGGCGTCGGCGGCGTCGAACGCCGCCTCTGCGGCCAGGAATTTCGCCATGTTCGCTCGCGTCCCAATCTCCCTCTCGGAGCCGTTAGCGACGGCGTTTGCCGCGGTGTAGGTTAGAGACTTCGCCGCTTGTACGTTCGCATACGCCTCTGCGAACGGATGCTGAATCGCCTGGTTTTTCCCGATTTGACGACCGAATACCTCGCGTTCACGCGCGTATCGGACGCCGCTGTCGATTGCTAATTCGCCCAGGCCGATACACTCAGCGGCGATGACCAGTCGCTCCTCGTTCAGTCCATCGAGCATCTGGTAGAAGCCGTTGCCCTCCTCACCGACGAGGTTCTCCGCTGGGATACGAAGATCGTTGAACCAGAGTTCGAAGGAGTGGACGAAGTTGCTTGCCGTCTTCGGAATAGACTTCATCTCCAGACCGCCTCCATCAAGCGCGTTCTCGATGTCGACGAGGAACATCGAAATCCCCCGCGTCCGTTTGTCGACCTCCTCCCTGGGCGTCGTTCGGGCCATCAACAGGATGTAGTCACTCTCGTCAACCCGAGAGATCCAAATCTTCTGCCCGTTGATGACGTATTCGTCGCCATCCCTCTCGGCGGTGGTTTCCATCGCTGTCGAGTCAGACCCCGCGTTTGGCTCAGTGAGTCCGAACGACTGGATTGCCGTCTCCCCCTCGGCGACCCTGGGGAGCAAGTCCTCCTTCAGTTCCTCGCTGCCGTACTTGACTAGCGGTGCGCTGTTATAAATACCGCCGTGGATTGCCTGAGCCGCGCTGAACCCGCCGCCGTTCGCTGCGATCTCTTCGAACATGACGACGGTCTCAGGGGTTCCCATCCCGGCACCGCCGTACTCCTCGGGGATGAGGATGCCGAACCAGCCCCCGTCGGCCAGCATCTCGGCAAATTCGCTCGGGTACTCCCCGTCTCTGTCCTTCTGCCGCCAGTACTCTTCGTCGAACTCGCTGCAGATGCCACGAATGCTGTCCTGGACCAGGTGCTGCTGTGCAGACAGCTCTACAGTATCTATCGGAATCTCGACCATACAACGCAGGTTCGAGCGGTCTCAGAATAAAGCTATGGGATGCCCGCTACCGGGTGAGGCTCGTGAGACGCGCGTCGAGTTACTCGTCCACGAGAAGTTTCACGACCGCCGAAGCGTCGAGATCGCCGTACCCCAACCGCTCGGCGAGTCGGTAGAGGCCGCTGGCGCCGCCGAGTAACAGAGAGACCTCGTGATCGGCCGCGAACCGCTCAGCGAGCGTCACGTCCTTACACATGAGTGAGAGCGTGAACTCAGAGTCGAACTCGTCAGGGAGAATGAAGCGTTCCATGTTCCGATCGAGGGCGTAGGACGCCCCGGAGGCGTCCGCGACGGTTTCGGCGAATACCTCGTCGTCGATTCCGGATGCCCGAGCCATTGCCAGCCCCTCGCTCAATACGAGCTGGTTCATCCCGAACATGTAGTTGTTGATGACCTTGAGTGAGGCGCCGGCGCCGGTCTCGCCTACGTGGTGGATCGTCTCGCCGATGGTTTCGAGGACGGGCCGAACGGCGTCAAGGGTCTCCGCCGGGCCGCCGACAAGCATCGTGAGCGACCCCGTTGCCGCGTTTCGTGCGCCACCGCTGACCGGCGCGTCGAGGAATTCGATCCCAGCCTCGGCACAGGCATCCGCAACCCGTTTCGAGGCCATCGGTGAGACTGTGCTAGTGTCGATGAGGACGTCCCCCTCGGACAAACCTTCGACGACGCCGTCGTCGTCGAGGGTCGCCGCGAGGAGCGCTTCGTCGGCCGGAAGCGACAGGAGCACAACGTCGGCGCGCCGGCCGACGTCGGCCCCGGAATCGGCCGCGTGTGCGCCCTGGTCGGCCAGCTCCTTGAGTCGGTTTTCGTCGATGTCGAAGAGGACGGCTTCGTATTCGGCGAGCAATACTTCGGCGACGCGACCGCCGATGTTTCCGAGTCCGACAACGCCCACGGTATCCATCATCGGTCAGTTGTTCTCCGGAGCCCACTCGTCCAGCGATTCGTACGGGGGTGTCCAGATGACGATGAGTTCCAGGATTTCCTCGCCCGTGTTCGTCACCTGATGGTACGCATCACGCGGCAAGTAGACGAACGACTCGGGTTCGAGGTCGTGTGTTTCCTGGTCGTCTTCGTCGTCGGGGTGAC includes:
- a CDS encoding NAD(P)-dependent oxidoreductase, with the translated sequence MMDTVGVVGLGNIGGRVAEVLLAEYEAVLFDIDENRLKELADQGAHAADSGADVGRRADVVLLSLPADEALLAATLDDDGVVEGLSEGDVLIDTSTVSPMASKRVADACAEAGIEFLDAPVSGGARNAATGSLTMLVGGPAETLDAVRPVLETIGETIHHVGETGAGASLKVINNYMFGMNQLVLSEGLAMARASGIDDEVFAETVADASGASYALDRNMERFILPDEFDSEFTLSLMCKDVTLAERFAADHEVSLLLGGASGLYRLAERLGYGDLDASAVVKLLVDE
- a CDS encoding acyl-CoA dehydrogenase family protein — translated: MVEIPIDTVELSAQQHLVQDSIRGICSEFDEEYWRQKDRDGEYPSEFAEMLADGGWFGILIPEEYGGAGMGTPETVVMFEEIAANGGGFSAAQAIHGGIYNSAPLVKYGSEELKEDLLPRVAEGETAIQSFGLTEPNAGSDSTAMETTAERDGDEYVINGQKIWISRVDESDYILLMARTTPREEVDKRTRGISMFLVDIENALDGGGLEMKSIPKTASNFVHSFELWFNDLRIPAENLVGEEGNGFYQMLDGLNEERLVIAAECIGLGELAIDSGVRYAREREVFGRQIGKNQAIQHPFAEAYANVQAAKSLTYTAANAVANGSEREIGTRANMAKFLAAEAAFDAADAAVQAHGGFGVAREYDVERYFREARLTRLVPIAQQLVLNYIGEKVLGLPRSY
- a CDS encoding MaoC family dehydratase gives rise to the protein MSEKSDRRLVNGWHGRYYEDFEVGDVYKHPYGRTVTETDDVWITNVTMNLNPMHFNEAYASRTEFGERLVNGLVVIAMAVGMSVIDVSMNATANLGYDDVRHHAPVFHGDTLFAESEVVEKRDSESRDHVGIVTTELRAYNQDDELVLSLERSGMLLTREYARPSAAQPPGWPEGIGVQPSDLTTEE
- a CDS encoding acetyl-CoA hydrolase/transferase C-terminal domain-containing protein — translated: MEITERLSDDHEVTDAARAAATIPADATLAVSGFGSVGYPKEIPLALANDDRDLSLSIISGGSVGNEIDTALVEADAISRRYTYQARTASREAVNDRQIAFQDRHIARLGEDVLLGHLPKPNVAIVEAIAVGDGWFVPSTSIGQTRAFVEAADRLIVEINYEQPLSLQAFHDVYRVGLPPRSESIPLSSPGERIGNPMISFEQEKLEAVVETNVRDQPYEFRDPTPVDEAIAENLTDFLKTECTQNPAMAERIHLQFGVGGLGNALMGAFRSVDFGGRDIVYYGEVIQDGLLDMLDAGKLEVASATSFALSEEGQDRLFDNAERYAKNVILRPASLSNRPELVDKFGVVSVNSALEVDLYGHANSTHINGSQIVNGIGGSGDFTRNGQVSVIALSSTAADGSISRIVPMVPHVDHTEHDFGIVVTEHGVADLRALSPRECAEVLVDECADPTFRDDLSAYLKRADCGRGHIPHDLESVFTWTTNT